Genomic segment of Vibrio celticus:
CTCGATCATGCCAGCAACTTGCTCGCTTTGATCAGGGTGAACCATGAATACGATTTCGTAATGACGCATTTGGTTGCTCCTTACGGATTATTAGCTTCCACGAGTGGCCCGGTCGTCCAGAGGAAGCAAGGAACTAAAGATAAATGACCGAGTTTTAAGGACGGCAAATATTATAGAAAGAACCCTGTATTGGCAAGTGATATTTGGCGAATAATGAAACAGTTTTTCTTTCGCCATCTAGCCATCCAGTAATCGCAATTTCCACCCTATTTGAGCAGATAAAACAAACGCCCACCACCTAAGTAATGAGCGTTTAATATTTGAATATTTTCAATCTATTACTGAGCTAAGCGTTGACGTACCGCTTCGAACAGACAGATACCTGATGCTACCGAAACGTTTAGGCTCGATACGCTACCAGCCATCGGGATCTTAATCAGATCATCACAGGTTTCACGCGTTAGACGACGCATACCATCACCTTCTGCACCCATAACTACCGCAAGAGGGCCTGTTAGTTTCGCTTGGTAGATATCATGCGTTGCTTCACCTGCCGTACCCACAAACCATACACCCTGTTCTTGCAGTGCTCGCATTGTGCGAGCTAAGTTGGTTACACGCACGAGAGGAACTGTTTCAGCCGCACCACACGCTACCTTGCTTACCGTTGCTGTTAACGGTGAAGAGCGATCTTTCGGTACGATAACCGCAGCAACACCTGCGGCATCCGCGTTACGCAGACAAGCACCTAGGTTATGAGGGTCGGTTACGCCGTCTAGAACCAACAGCAAAGGCTGTTCGTGCTGCGCTAGGATATCGTCTAGGTGAGTTTCATTAAGCTGCTTAGCAGGCTTCACCTTAGCAATAAGGCCTTGGTGATTCGCACCTTGTGCTTTTTCATCCAGCGGCTTACGACCCATCTGTTGAATCGACACACCAAACTGTTGTAGTTGGTTCAGTAATGGAAGAAGACGCTCGTCTTGGCGACCTTTCAGTACATACGCTTCGATAAAACGTGCAGGATCTTTTTCTAGTACGGCTTTCACCGCGTGAATACCGTAAATAAATTCGTTACTCATTGTCTCAACTTACTCTTATTGCTCAGAGAAGAATGACATCAATGCCGATGCATCCCTCTCTGTGTTGTTCATTTCGAGAGCATGCGTCTTGCGCCTGATACTCTCGCATTAAAGTCATTTCGTATTAAATCAGTTAGGCGCTAAACCTGATTAGCCTAGTGCCTTATTGACCTTAAGATTTATCAGCCTTTGGCTTACGGCTTGCAGCACGCTTTTTCTTAGCGCGAGCTTTAGCAGCACCGGTTTTATTCGCTGGCTTTTTCTTCTTAGCAGGGCCTTCGCTGCTTCCGTCAGGTCGCTTAGTTGGCTCAACCATAGGCTTCGCTGATACACCTGGCTTATTACTCTTCACTACTGAGCGCTTCTTGCTTTTCGCCTTTTTCATCGCTTCTGCTGCACGCTTCTTGGCTGTTTTGCCTTTACCACGCGGCTGACGATCAGTGTCTTCTAAGTCAAAGTCGATTTGGCGAGTTTCTAAGTTAACCGCAGAAACTTTCACTTTAACCGAATCACCCAAGCGGTAGATATTACCAGAGCTTTCACCCACGAGACGCTGACCAACAGCATCAAATTGGTAGTAATCGTTCGCTAGCGCTGAGATATGTACCAAGCCATCAATGTGCAGTTCAGTTAGACGAACAAAGAAGCCGAAGCCAGTCACGTTGGCAATTACACCATCCATCACTTCACCGACATGGTCTTGCATGTATTCACACTTCAACCAGTCGTTTACTTCACGCGTTGCGTCATCAGCACGACGCTCAGTCATTGAACACTGCTCGCCGTAGAAGTCCATATCATCGAAAGTGTAGTGGTAACCACCGGTTGGCGTCCAACGTTCGCTGTTACGACCGCCTTCTTTCGCAATAAGGTACTTAATCGCACGGTGCAATAGCAAGTCAGGGTAACGACGAATCGGCGAGGTAAAGTGAGCATAGCGTTTAAGGGCTAAGCCAAAGTGACCCGCGTTATCCGCGTTGTAGACCGCTTGCTTCATTGAACGAAGTAGCATGGTTTGGATTAATTCACGGTCTTCACGTTCGTTAATCTGTTGCATCAATTGTGCATAGTCTACTGGTGATGGTGACAGACCACCTTCCAGTGTTAAACCTAATTCACTTAAGAAGCTCTTGAAGCCCATTAAGCGCTCTTCGCCCGGAGTTTCATGAACACGGTACAGAGCAGGCTCTTTCGCTTTTTCTACGTAAGATGCCGATGCGATGTTCGCAAGAATCATACACTCTTCGATGATCTTGTGTGCATCGTTACGAATTACCGGTTCAATACGGTCGATCTTACGATCCGCATTGAAGATAAATTTGGTTTCTACCGTTTCAAACTCAATCGCACCACGCTCATCACGCGTTTTCTTGAGAACTTTGTACATCTTGTGCAGTTCTTCAAGATGCGGCACTTCTGGCTCGTAACGCTCACGAAGTTCTTCATTGCCATCTAAGATCGCGCCTACTTTATTGTAAGTAAGACGAGCATGAGAGTTCATTACCGCTTCGTAGTGCTTGTAACCCGACAGCTTACCTTTGTCTGAGATAGTCATCTCACACACCATACATAAACGGTCTACTTGAGGGTTCAATGAACACAAACCATTTGAAAGCACTTCAGGCAGCATTGGGACAACTTGTGACGGGAAGTATACCGAGTTACCACGGTTAATCGCTTCTTTGTCTAGCGCTGTATCTGGGCGAACGTAGTAACTTACGTCAGCAATCGCTACCCATAGACGCCAGCCGCCGCCTTTCTTCGCTTCACAGTAAACCGCATCATCGAAATCACGTGCATCTTCACCATCAATGGTAACCAATGGCAGTTTACGCAGGTCTACACGTCCTTCTTTTGCTTCTTCAGGAACATGCTCACCTAAGTTTTCGATTTGCTTATCTACCGCTTCAGGCCACTCTTGTGGGATCTGGTGAGTACGGATCGCAATTTGCGTTTCCATACCCGGCGCCATGTTTTCACCAAGAACTTCGGTTACTTTACCCATCATGTTACGAGAACGACCACCGCGATCCGTAATCTCAATCACAACCACATTACCCATTCGAGCACCGCCTTTATGCTCAGTAGGGATCTGGATGTCGTGACTAATACGCGAATCATCAGCAACAACGTAAGAATGGCCGTACTCTAGGAAGAAGCGACCAACAAGTGGCGTTTTACGCTCTTCAAGCACACGAACCAAACGGCCTTCACGACGGCCACGCTTACTGTTATCAGTAGGCTGAACCAATACGTAATCACCGTGCATGATGGTTTTCATCTGATGATGTGGCAGCACGATATCATTGTCTTTACCCACACTGCCGTCTGGGCGAACCCAGCCATGACCGTCTTTATGACCAATCACATAGCCTTTGATCAGTTCCATCTTCTCAGGCAATGCGTAGCACTGACGACGAGTAAAGATAAGCTGTCCATCACGCTCCATTGCACGTAAACGACGACGCAGCCCTTCATATTGTTCCTCTCCAGCAAGACCCAAAGCTTCGAATAGATCGTTGCGGTTCATCGGAATATTCGCGTCTGTTAAAAACGAAATAATGAACTCTCGGCTTGGTACTGGGTTATCGTAATTTTTCGACTCTCGGTCGGCAAAAGGATCAACAGTGGTTGTCGCTGTCGTGTTTTCTGACGTTGGTGTGTTTTTTGACATAGGCGGGCCTGCTTAAGCAAGGAAGGTATATACCCCTAGTATATCTGATGCTAGGGGTAAGCTACAGATATGCTTTAGAAAACACTCAAATAACCTCAGATTGATACATATCTTCACTTTGTGAAACATCGCTTCATAGACGTGGACTATCATCAAAATTTCAAGCAAACGATAAAACAAACGTTTGCGCCATGAATGAAATACACTATTATCCACGCACTTTACCAACTCCTGTTCTGGGTATGATATGAAACTAAAACGCACTTTATTGGCTTCAGCTATGGCGAGCCTAGCGCTGTTCCCATTCGCAAGTTCGGCAATGGAAAAAGCGGACCTGATGATTACCGATGCGATGGTTCTGACAATGAACCAAGACAAAACGGTTTATGAAAGTGGTACTGTTGTCGTAAAAGATAACAAAATCATTGCAGTTGGTGATGCTTCACTAGAGAAGCAGTACCAAGCTAAGCAAGTATTACACGTGGATGGCGATATCGTTATGCCGGGTCTCATCAATACTCATACTCATGTATCAATGACAGTTTTTCGTTCGTTAGCCGATGATGTGCCAGATCGCCTGCACCGTTACATCTTCCCGCTAGAGAAGAAGCTAGTATCGCGAGACATGGTACGCATTGGTGCGAACCTAGGTAACGTTGAAATGGTGAAAGGCGGTGTGACGACTTACGCCGACATGTACTACTTCGAAGATGAAGTCGCAAAAACCGTCGATAAGATCGGTATGCGTGCCATCCTAGGTGAAACGGTGATTAAGTTCCCAGTCGCCGACGCAGCCAACGCAGAAGAAGGCATTAAGTACGCGTTGAACTTCATTGAAGAATACAAAGATCACCCACGCATCACACCAGCGTTTGCCCCGCATGCGCCTTACACCAACACCACAGAGATCCTTCAGAAAATATCTAAACTATCCCTAGAATTAGATGTTCCAGTAATGATTCACCTTGCAGAATCACACCGTGAAGAAGAGAAAATCGCTGAGCGTTCTGATGGGTTATCCCCGGTTCAATACATGGACAGCATTGGCGCACTCAACAAAAACTTGGTGGGTGCACACATGATCCTCGTAGACGATCATGATATTGAACTGGTGAAGAAATCGGATATGGGTGTGGCTCATAACATGAGTGCTAACATCAAGTCAGCAAAAGGTGTATCACCTGCCCTTAAGATGTATGACGAGAACGTGCGTATCGGTTTAGGTACTGATGGCCCAATGTCTGGTAACACACTGAGCACCATTGATGAGTTCAACCAAGTCGCTAAGGTTCACAAGCTAGTTAACAAAGATCGTGCTGCGATGCCGCCGATCAAAGTGATCGACATGGCGACAATGGGCGCAGCAAAAGCGCTGCACATGGAAGATAAGATCGGCTCTCTTGAAGCAGGCAAACTGGCTGACATCATAGTGATCGATACTAAGGCGCCAAACATGGTTCCAGTCTACAACCCATACTCAGCACTGGTGTACTCAGCTAACTCAGGCAATGTTCGTCACTCCATCGTTGATGGCAAGATCATCATGCAAGATCGCGACATGCTAACGGTAGACGAAGATAAGATTCGTCAAGAAGCACTCGATTTCACCAAGGTTGTTCGTGAAACGGTGATTGAGTCTGGTGAGGTGGTTCAATAACGCTACCGAATTAGATAAACGGTTTTCCGTTCAGATCAAAAAAGGCCTCGCTGATGAATCTCAGCGAGGCCTTTTTAATACGAGTTTTTTAGATGATTAACGAGTGCAGTCATTAATCATCATTGCTCATTCAATAATCTGTCTTACCAGAACACGTCTCGACGCTTTGCTCGAGCAATAATATTGTCTGGCATTCTCTGTTCCAGACCGCTACGAAGCACAGTGATACGTCTGTGTTGTCTTTGGTCTGCGGTTACCGAGTTATACAACCAACGGTAAGCATCTTCATAATCCAATGGGCTACCGTAGTCACGTAACAAGAGTTCCGCTAAGTGAATGCTCGCACTTAAGTTACCCATAGAGGCCGCTTCACGTAGATACGGAATCGCACGCTCTTGATCTTGTTGTACCAAAGTACCACGAGAGTAATAACGACCTAACTGCTCTAATGCAGCGGGTAAACCTTGATGTGCCGCGTTTTCCATATAGTAAAGGCCAAGCTCTACATCTTGTGGAACACATACACCCCAAGCCAACATATCACCGTATAAAAACTCATAAGAAGGCAAGCTAATACGCGTTGCGCGAGCAACGATATCTTCAACTAACTGGCACTTATCAGCTTTCACTCGCTCTAGATGTTGATTATTTTCGATTAAATTAATCAGTTCAGCTTCTGTATATATTGGAACGGGCTCTCCCACATCAGCCAAATTTGCATGACTCAAGGGTGAGCTCAGCGCCATTATTAATGAAGCTGCCACAATTCGTAGCTTCATACCTGCACTCTATTATCTGTCGCTAAAGTTATCTATTGAGGGCCGCAGAGGATTTCTACACGCACAAAACAGGGTGAACTTCACTTTCCATGATATCTGTATCGGCAATAACCCCGGCGGCTTTAGACAAAACTTGCCGCTAATGGGCAATATTTTGCCAGATGGCGTTCAAAAGATAATCACCCAAAGCTATATACCAATCGTAGTAAATAACTGCTCACTCTAGCTTGTTAAAATACTCGATAACTTCGTTAGAATTTTTGATTGTAGAATAACTACTTATCGAAAAATTCTGCCTTGTTCTCAAGCATTTTTCCGGCGCTATTTTTGATCACTTACTTACTGTGATTGGTATTCGACTCTCAAATTGCAGGTATTAAAAAGCCGACTTAATAAAGTCGGCTTTTAGAAAACTATTTCATTATCAAAGCACTGTTCGTGCCTGGTAATCACTCAGCGGGCATTATGCGCCGTATGGGTGAACCTTGATGATAGTTTCGTTACGATCTGGGCCAGTTGATACGATATCAATTGGAACGCCAGTTAGGTCTTCGATACGCTTGATGTAATCTAGAGCAGCTTGTGGAAGCGCGTCGATAGATTTAGCACCAAATGTGTTTTCAGACCAACCAGGCATTGTTTCGTAGATTGGCGTCGCTTCTTCGAATGACTCAGCAGCCATTGGAGAAACTTCTAGGATAGAACCATCTTTCATCTTGTAACCAGTACAGATTTTTAGTTCTTCTAGGCCATCTAGAACGTCTAGTTTAGTTAGACACATACCAGATAGAGAGTTGATTTGGATTGCACGACGCATAGCAACAGCATCGAACCAACCAGTACGACGTAGACGACCAGTTGTTGCGCCAAACTCGTGACCAACATCGCCTAGGTGTTTACCAACTGGGTCTTGCTTCTCAAGGCCATCGTATAGCTCAGTTGGGAATGGACCTGAACCAACACGAGTACAGTAAGCCTTGGTAATACCAAGGATGTAACCGATGTGACGAGGACCGAAACCAGAACCTGCAGCAACACCACCAGCTGTAGTGTTAGAAGACGTTACGTATGGGTAAGTACCGTGATCGATATCTAGTAGCGTACCTTGAGCACCTTCGAACATGATCTTGTCGCCGCGCTTACGTGCTGCGTCTAGTTCGTCAGTTACGTCGATAACCATCGCAGTTAACATGTCTGCGTAGCTCATCGCTTGCTCAAGAACTTCTTCGTAGCTTACTGTTTCAGCTTTGTAGAAGTGCTCTAGTTGGAAGTTGTGGAATTCCATCACTTCTTTTAGCTTCTCAGCAAATGCTTCTTTATCGAAAAGGTCGCCAACGCGTAGACCGCGACGAGCAACTTTATCTTCGTAAGCAGGACCGATACCACGACCCGTTGTACCGATAGCTTTAGCGCCACGAGCGATTTCACGCGCGTTGTCGATTGCAATGTGGTACGGAAGAATTAGGGGACAAGCTTCAGAGATGAAAAGACGTTCACGTACTGGAATACCGCGATCTTCAAGAGGCTTCATTTCTTTTAGAAGTGCGTCAGGCGATAATACTACACCGTTACCAATAACACATTTAACGTTATTACGTAGGATGCCTGATGGAATTAAGTGAAGAACGGTTTTTTCACCGTCAATTACAAGTGTGTGACCTGCATTGTGACCGCCTTGGTAGCGAACCACGTATTTTGCATCTTCAGTTAAAAGGTCAACGATTTTACCTTTACCTTCATCACCCCATTGGGTGCCTAGAACGACTACGTTATTTCCCATCTTTCCAATTTCTGTTGCTAATTAAAAATGGATTCTAGCACTGAATCACACTTCTTGCAGTCACTTTTTGTTCATAAACGTTAACGCTGTACAAAAATAAACCAGACATAACTGGGGGCAGATGTGTAAAGATACTGATATCATTGCTTTTTTACAGACAAAAGGCAGAACCATGTCTCAATCAATTTGGCTCGCTATTGGGCTCGTACTTATTGTTGAAGGGCTCGGCCCCTTGATTGCACCCAATGGCTGGAGAAACATGGTCGCGCAACTGAGCGAGCAACCAGACACGCAACTTCGCCGCATTGGAGGCTGTCTTGTGGTGGCTGGAGCGGTTATCGCTTTCATGACCTACCGCTAGGTTTCTATAAGTAGAACGCTGTGTAAGCGCCTTCCCTCGCGCCCCAATAGTGAATCCACAAACATGTCTCCTCCTGAAAGAAGTCATAGAAAACAAAAAGGCTCCCACAATGGGCTGTCTCTTGATCACAAGTCTGGTTAATCAAGAGACTTAGCGAGTTCATACCCTTCAAGG
This window contains:
- the rlmB gene encoding 23S rRNA (guanosine(2251)-2'-O)-methyltransferase RlmB; its protein translation is MSNEFIYGIHAVKAVLEKDPARFIEAYVLKGRQDERLLPLLNQLQQFGVSIQQMGRKPLDEKAQGANHQGLIAKVKPAKQLNETHLDDILAQHEQPLLLVLDGVTDPHNLGACLRNADAAGVAAVIVPKDRSSPLTATVSKVACGAAETVPLVRVTNLARTMRALQEQGVWFVGTAGEATHDIYQAKLTGPLAVVMGAEGDGMRRLTRETCDDLIKIPMAGSVSSLNVSVASGICLFEAVRQRLAQ
- the rnr gene encoding ribonuclease R, which codes for MSKNTPTSENTTATTTVDPFADRESKNYDNPVPSREFIISFLTDANIPMNRNDLFEALGLAGEEQYEGLRRRLRAMERDGQLIFTRRQCYALPEKMELIKGYVIGHKDGHGWVRPDGSVGKDNDIVLPHHQMKTIMHGDYVLVQPTDNSKRGRREGRLVRVLEERKTPLVGRFFLEYGHSYVVADDSRISHDIQIPTEHKGGARMGNVVVIEITDRGGRSRNMMGKVTEVLGENMAPGMETQIAIRTHQIPQEWPEAVDKQIENLGEHVPEEAKEGRVDLRKLPLVTIDGEDARDFDDAVYCEAKKGGGWRLWVAIADVSYYVRPDTALDKEAINRGNSVYFPSQVVPMLPEVLSNGLCSLNPQVDRLCMVCEMTISDKGKLSGYKHYEAVMNSHARLTYNKVGAILDGNEELRERYEPEVPHLEELHKMYKVLKKTRDERGAIEFETVETKFIFNADRKIDRIEPVIRNDAHKIIEECMILANIASASYVEKAKEPALYRVHETPGEERLMGFKSFLSELGLTLEGGLSPSPVDYAQLMQQINEREDRELIQTMLLRSMKQAVYNADNAGHFGLALKRYAHFTSPIRRYPDLLLHRAIKYLIAKEGGRNSERWTPTGGYHYTFDDMDFYGEQCSMTERRADDATREVNDWLKCEYMQDHVGEVMDGVIANVTGFGFFVRLTELHIDGLVHISALANDYYQFDAVGQRLVGESSGNIYRLGDSVKVKVSAVNLETRQIDFDLEDTDRQPRGKGKTAKKRAAEAMKKAKSKKRSVVKSNKPGVSAKPMVEPTKRPDGSSEGPAKKKKPANKTGAAKARAKKKRAASRKPKADKS
- a CDS encoding amidohydrolase → MKLKRTLLASAMASLALFPFASSAMEKADLMITDAMVLTMNQDKTVYESGTVVVKDNKIIAVGDASLEKQYQAKQVLHVDGDIVMPGLINTHTHVSMTVFRSLADDVPDRLHRYIFPLEKKLVSRDMVRIGANLGNVEMVKGGVTTYADMYYFEDEVAKTVDKIGMRAILGETVIKFPVADAANAEEGIKYALNFIEEYKDHPRITPAFAPHAPYTNTTEILQKISKLSLELDVPVMIHLAESHREEEKIAERSDGLSPVQYMDSIGALNKNLVGAHMILVDDHDIELVKKSDMGVAHNMSANIKSAKGVSPALKMYDENVRIGLGTDGPMSGNTLSTIDEFNQVAKVHKLVNKDRAAMPPIKVIDMATMGAAKALHMEDKIGSLEAGKLADIIVIDTKAPNMVPVYNPYSALVYSANSGNVRHSIVDGKIIMQDRDMLTVDEDKIRQEALDFTKVVRETVIESGEVVQ
- the motX gene encoding flagellar protein MotX gives rise to the protein MKLRIVAASLIMALSSPLSHANLADVGEPVPIYTEAELINLIENNQHLERVKADKCQLVEDIVARATRISLPSYEFLYGDMLAWGVCVPQDVELGLYYMENAAHQGLPAALEQLGRYYSRGTLVQQDQERAIPYLREAASMGNLSASIHLAELLLRDYGSPLDYEDAYRWLYNSVTADQRQHRRITVLRSGLEQRMPDNIIARAKRRDVFW
- a CDS encoding adenylosuccinate synthase, whose translation is MGNNVVVLGTQWGDEGKGKIVDLLTEDAKYVVRYQGGHNAGHTLVIDGEKTVLHLIPSGILRNNVKCVIGNGVVLSPDALLKEMKPLEDRGIPVRERLFISEACPLILPYHIAIDNAREIARGAKAIGTTGRGIGPAYEDKVARRGLRVGDLFDKEAFAEKLKEVMEFHNFQLEHFYKAETVSYEEVLEQAMSYADMLTAMVIDVTDELDAARKRGDKIMFEGAQGTLLDIDHGTYPYVTSSNTTAGGVAAGSGFGPRHIGYILGITKAYCTRVGSGPFPTELYDGLEKQDPVGKHLGDVGHEFGATTGRLRRTGWFDAVAMRRAIQINSLSGMCLTKLDVLDGLEELKICTGYKMKDGSILEVSPMAAESFEEATPIYETMPGWSENTFGAKSIDALPQAALDYIKRIEDLTGVPIDIVSTGPDRNETIIKVHPYGA
- a CDS encoding DUF2065 domain-containing protein is translated as MSQSIWLAIGLVLIVEGLGPLIAPNGWRNMVAQLSEQPDTQLRRIGGCLVVAGAVIAFMTYR